A stretch of the Streptosporangium sp. NBC_01755 genome encodes the following:
- a CDS encoding Na+/H+ antiporter subunit E — MSEPRRVLPAPRLPGRPVPLPQVLWLTVIWLLLWGDLSVGNVLGGLLVGLVLVWLLPLPIQDTGLRLHPVWILLFLVRFVRDMMVSSFRVAFWALRLGRPPPMQLVEVRLRASSEAMAVLVTVALSALPGSLVLEANVRRRTLLLHVLGVPGDPATVGQVTQDDVTRLENRIVAAFGTRADQEEVR, encoded by the coding sequence GTGAGCGAGCCCCGCCGGGTGCTCCCGGCGCCCCGGTTGCCGGGCAGGCCCGTGCCGCTGCCGCAGGTGCTCTGGCTGACCGTGATCTGGCTGCTGCTCTGGGGAGACCTGAGCGTGGGCAACGTGCTCGGCGGCCTGCTGGTCGGGCTGGTCCTCGTGTGGCTGCTGCCCCTGCCGATTCAGGACACCGGCCTCCGGCTCCACCCCGTCTGGATCCTGCTGTTCCTCGTCCGCTTCGTACGGGACATGATGGTGTCCAGCTTCCGGGTCGCCTTCTGGGCGCTGCGCCTGGGCAGGCCGCCGCCGATGCAGCTCGTCGAGGTGAGGCTACGCGCCTCGTCGGAGGCCATGGCCGTGCTGGTGACCGTGGCGCTGTCGGCGCTGCCGGGCAGCCTGGTGCTGGAGGCGAACGTCCGCCGGAGAACGCTGCTGCTCCACGTGCTCGGCGTTCCGGGGGATCCGGCGACGGTCGGACAGGTCACCCAGGATGACGTGACCCGGTTGGAGAACCGCATCGTGGCCGCCTTCGGCACCCGCGCGGACCAGGAGGAGGTGCGATGA
- a CDS encoding ABC transporter permease: MTVTSERVVTTRSARVSAHIGSHAQTIAIGAMLVLLLIFFSFSADRFASVGNLLNLIRQISPTLIVAVAMTFVISTSGIDLSVGSTVALSGSLLAIVLQQGWDPTLALIAILALGAAIGFVNGWFSSYQGIPAFIVTLAMLSILRGTALRATEGYSTPIDGGLWIVQLGQGRIAGVPVPAVLAVVIALLGWLVLTRTPFGRYVVGLGSNGESLRRTGVNTRKIGLIVYVLAGLAAALAGVLIATRLSSGSSNAGTGFELEVITAVVLGGTSLFGGRASMLGTIFGALTLGVIANGLVLLHVSPFYVQIVQGSILLLAIFANNKLWARFGAVRK; this comes from the coding sequence ATGACCGTCACCAGCGAGAGGGTGGTCACCACCCGGTCGGCCCGGGTCAGCGCCCACATCGGCAGCCACGCCCAGACCATCGCCATCGGGGCCATGCTGGTCCTACTGCTGATCTTCTTCTCGTTCTCCGCCGACCGCTTCGCCAGCGTCGGCAACCTGCTCAACCTGATCCGGCAGATCTCCCCGACCCTGATCGTCGCGGTCGCGATGACCTTCGTGATCAGCACCTCCGGCATCGACCTGTCGGTCGGCTCGACGGTCGCGCTGTCCGGATCGTTGCTGGCGATCGTCCTCCAGCAGGGCTGGGACCCCACCCTCGCGCTCATCGCGATCCTCGCGCTCGGCGCGGCGATCGGGTTCGTCAACGGCTGGTTCTCCTCCTACCAGGGCATCCCGGCGTTCATCGTCACTTTGGCCATGCTCTCGATCCTGCGGGGCACCGCCCTGCGCGCGACCGAGGGCTACTCCACTCCGATCGACGGCGGGTTGTGGATCGTCCAGCTCGGCCAGGGCCGCATCGCCGGAGTGCCGGTGCCGGCCGTCCTCGCCGTGGTGATCGCGCTGCTCGGCTGGCTGGTCCTGACGCGCACGCCGTTCGGCCGCTACGTGGTCGGTCTCGGCTCCAACGGTGAGTCGCTGCGCCGTACCGGTGTGAACACCCGCAAGATCGGGCTCATCGTCTACGTGCTGGCCGGTCTGGCCGCCGCGCTCGCCGGAGTGCTGATCGCCACCCGGCTCAGCTCCGGGTCGTCGAACGCGGGCACCGGGTTCGAGCTGGAGGTCATCACGGCCGTCGTGCTCGGCGGGACCAGCCTGTTCGGCGGCCGGGCCAGCATGCTCGGCACCATCTTCGGCGCCCTCACCCTCGGCGTCATCGCCAACGGCCTGGTGCTGCTGCACGTCTCGCCGTTCTACGTGCAGATCGTGCAGGGCAGCATCCTGCTGCTGGCCATCTTCGCCAACAACAAGCTGTGGGCGAGGTTCGGCGCGGTGCGGAAATGA
- a CDS encoding nucleoside hydrolase: MPIPVILDCDPGHDDALAILLAVADPAIDLRAVATVAGNQTVAKTALNARRMLSLAGVTGVPVAAGCDRPLAGPLEIGDYVHGESGLDGPAFGEPDVPLDPRHGVELIHDTLAAADEPVTVVAIGPLTNIATLLRRHPGDRDRIREIVIMGGSTERGNHTPYAEFNIHADPEAAAEVLGSGIPTTWVGLNVSHQALVTADVLDRIAALGTPLARVCVELLTFFGSSYHQTWGFEAPPLHDPITLAYLIDPEVLTHVRVGLRVELDGTHTRGATVADLHGRMDWEPNANVGTVLDRDRFWDLMIGAIDTLGRR; this comes from the coding sequence ATGCCGATCCCGGTGATCCTCGACTGCGATCCGGGTCACGACGACGCCCTGGCCATCCTGCTGGCGGTGGCCGACCCGGCGATCGACCTGCGCGCGGTCGCCACCGTCGCCGGCAACCAGACCGTGGCGAAGACCGCTCTCAACGCGCGGCGGATGCTCAGCCTGGCGGGGGTTACCGGGGTACCGGTCGCGGCCGGTTGCGACCGGCCGCTCGCCGGTCCGCTGGAGATCGGCGACTACGTGCACGGTGAGAGCGGGCTGGACGGCCCGGCCTTCGGCGAGCCCGACGTGCCCCTCGATCCGCGCCACGGTGTCGAGCTCATCCACGACACACTCGCCGCCGCCGACGAGCCGGTGACGGTCGTGGCCATCGGGCCGCTGACCAACATCGCCACGCTGCTGCGCCGTCACCCCGGCGACCGCGACCGCATTCGCGAGATCGTGATCATGGGTGGCTCCACCGAACGCGGCAACCACACGCCCTACGCCGAGTTCAACATCCACGCCGACCCGGAGGCGGCGGCGGAGGTGCTCGGCAGCGGCATCCCGACCACCTGGGTGGGACTCAACGTCAGCCACCAGGCGCTCGTCACCGCCGACGTACTCGACCGCATCGCCGCACTCGGCACCCCGCTGGCCCGGGTCTGCGTGGAACTTCTCACCTTCTTCGGCTCCAGCTACCACCAGACGTGGGGGTTCGAGGCGCCCCCGCTGCACGATCCGATCACCCTCGCCTACCTGATCGACCCCGAGGTCCTGACCCACGTCCGGGTGGGCCTGCGGGTCGAACTGGACGGCACGCACACCCGGGGCGCCACCGTGGCCGACCTGCACGGCCGGATGGACTGGGAGCCCAACGCGAACGTCGGGACCGTACTCGACCGGGACCGGTTCTGGGATCTCATGATCGGCGCGATCGACACCCTCGGCCGACGCTGA
- a CDS encoding monovalent cation/H+ antiporter complex subunit F encodes MTTVYLIVLGLLAAAAAMTLYRLVRGPTMLDRAVALDVLTAVVICAIGAGAATYRDYSVLPVLLVLSLLGFVGSVSLARFFSGRAR; translated from the coding sequence ATGACGACGGTGTACCTGATCGTTCTGGGGCTGCTCGCCGCCGCCGCGGCGATGACGCTCTACCGCCTGGTGCGCGGTCCGACGATGCTGGACCGGGCCGTCGCGCTGGATGTGCTCACCGCCGTCGTCATCTGCGCGATCGGGGCGGGGGCGGCGACCTACCGGGACTACTCGGTACTGCCCGTGCTGCTGGTGCTGTCCCTGCTGGGGTTCGTCGGCTCGGTCTCGCTGGCCAGGTTCTTCTCCGGGCGTGCCCGGTGA
- the mnhG gene encoding monovalent cation/H(+) antiporter subunit G has product MDVAAAVCLLLGAGLAFAAGVGMVRFPGTLARMHAATKPQVLGLHLILLAMWLRDPSWKIAGVILLVAVYQVVTAAVAAYMVGRAAYLTAAPHDDGGDGTAVPPGDGTAVPPGDARA; this is encoded by the coding sequence ATGGACGTGGCCGCGGCCGTCTGCCTGCTGCTGGGGGCGGGACTGGCGTTCGCCGCGGGGGTGGGCATGGTCAGGTTCCCCGGCACTCTGGCGCGCATGCACGCGGCGACCAAGCCCCAGGTGCTCGGGCTCCACCTCATCCTGCTCGCCATGTGGCTGCGCGACCCCAGCTGGAAGATCGCCGGCGTCATACTCCTGGTCGCCGTCTACCAGGTGGTGACGGCCGCGGTGGCCGCCTACATGGTGGGCAGGGCCGCCTACCTCACCGCGGCGCCGCACGACGACGGCGGCGACGGCACGGCCGTACCGCCCGGCGACGGCACGGCCGTACCGCCTGGTGACGCTCGCGCCTAG
- a CDS encoding M20 family metallopeptidase yields MTDVVELTRELIRIDSVGGGEAAVAEPLAHRLEAAGFEVRTHDHAPGRTGLVARWGTGVPVTLTGHLDTVPLGGQAWTHEPHTAEVDGDRLYGRGSSDMKAGVAALVVAAERHARGPGHRVALEIVLTAGEETGCEGAIDMIARGLVSRSRGLLVAEPTANRALLGHKGALWLKATAHGRTAHGSMPHLGDNAIYKLARAIGAVECFDPGVPPHPWLGAPTANVGTVHGGINVNSIPDLAEATVDMRTVTGQDHTELRERLREKLGGETSLEVLTDLPSVWTDPDDPFVRVLVAAGARPPGERPAASYFTDASVLVAACGGAPTVICGPGEPEQAHVTDEYCEIPRIEEAVEIYAGALAGLSTR; encoded by the coding sequence ATGACCGACGTCGTGGAACTGACCCGCGAGCTGATCAGGATCGACTCGGTGGGCGGCGGCGAGGCCGCGGTCGCCGAACCGCTCGCCCACAGGCTGGAGGCCGCCGGTTTCGAGGTGCGGACGCACGACCACGCACCCGGCCGTACCGGACTGGTGGCCCGATGGGGAACGGGCGTGCCCGTCACCCTCACCGGTCACCTCGACACGGTTCCGCTGGGCGGCCAGGCATGGACGCACGAGCCGCACACCGCGGAGGTGGACGGCGACCGGCTCTACGGGCGCGGGTCGAGCGACATGAAGGCCGGGGTGGCCGCGCTGGTCGTCGCCGCCGAGCGGCACGCGCGCGGGCCGGGCCACCGGGTGGCGCTGGAGATCGTCCTCACCGCGGGAGAGGAGACCGGCTGCGAGGGGGCGATCGACATGATCGCCCGTGGGCTGGTCAGCCGGTCCCGGGGGCTGCTGGTGGCCGAGCCGACCGCGAACCGCGCCCTGCTCGGGCACAAGGGCGCGCTCTGGCTGAAGGCGACCGCCCACGGCCGGACCGCCCACGGCTCGATGCCCCACCTGGGCGACAACGCGATCTACAAGCTGGCCCGCGCGATCGGCGCCGTCGAATGCTTCGATCCCGGCGTTCCCCCTCATCCCTGGCTCGGCGCGCCGACCGCGAACGTGGGGACCGTACACGGCGGGATCAACGTGAACTCCATCCCCGACCTCGCCGAGGCGACCGTCGACATGCGCACGGTCACCGGCCAGGACCACACGGAGCTACGTGAGCGGCTCCGGGAGAAGCTCGGCGGGGAGACCTCGCTGGAGGTGCTGACCGACCTGCCCTCGGTGTGGACCGACCCGGACGACCCCTTCGTGCGGGTCCTGGTCGCCGCAGGGGCCCGCCCCCCGGGCGAGCGACCGGCCGCCAGCTACTTCACCGACGCCTCGGTGCTCGTCGCCGCCTGCGGTGGAGCACCCACCGTGATCTGCGGTCCCGGGGAGCCGGAGCAGGCGCACGTCACCGACGAATACTGCGAGATTCCCCGGATCGAGGAGGCCGTCGAGATCTACGCCGGCGCCCTGGCGGGACTCTCCACCCGCTAG
- a CDS encoding substrate-binding domain-containing protein, producing MARPTRFTRLTAVTAILATGLLAAACGGTDASDTAPSADGGEKPKIGLVQINQQAIFFNEMNAGAQQAAKEAGVDLTIFNANDDPVKQNEAIDNFVQQQFDGVIVVAIDVEGIKPAVKIAKDAGLKVVAVDAIVDSPAVDTQVGVDNAEAAKQMGMFVNEWAKKQNVSVPNIGVVGALNSFIQNVRKDGFNSTVEAAGAKIVQTVDGQNKQEAALAAAENLLTSRSGLTAVYATGEPALLGTVAAVKSQNASDRVKVFGWDLTAEVIGGIDAGFVAGVVQQDPRTEGYEAVKEVKALIGGAQAKKTIDVPVTIVTKENVDKYRSTFK from the coding sequence ATGGCACGACCGACTCGCTTCACCCGCCTGACCGCCGTCACGGCAATCCTTGCCACCGGCCTGCTGGCCGCGGCATGCGGCGGCACGGACGCTTCCGACACCGCGCCCTCAGCCGACGGCGGAGAAAAGCCGAAGATCGGCCTGGTGCAGATCAACCAGCAGGCGATCTTCTTCAACGAGATGAACGCCGGCGCCCAGCAGGCCGCGAAGGAGGCGGGCGTCGACCTCACGATCTTCAACGCCAACGACGACCCCGTGAAGCAGAACGAGGCCATCGACAACTTCGTCCAGCAGCAGTTCGACGGCGTCATCGTGGTGGCCATCGACGTCGAGGGCATCAAGCCCGCCGTCAAGATCGCCAAGGACGCGGGACTGAAGGTCGTGGCCGTCGACGCGATCGTGGACTCCCCTGCGGTCGACACCCAGGTGGGCGTGGACAACGCCGAGGCGGCCAAGCAGATGGGCATGTTCGTCAACGAGTGGGCCAAGAAGCAGAACGTGTCCGTGCCGAACATCGGCGTGGTCGGCGCGCTCAACTCATTCATCCAGAACGTGCGCAAGGACGGCTTCAACTCGACCGTCGAGGCGGCCGGCGCCAAGATCGTCCAGACCGTGGACGGGCAGAACAAGCAGGAGGCGGCCCTGGCCGCCGCCGAGAACCTGCTCACCTCGCGCTCGGGCCTCACGGCCGTGTACGCCACCGGAGAGCCCGCGCTGCTCGGCACGGTGGCCGCGGTGAAGTCGCAGAACGCGAGCGACCGGGTCAAGGTCTTCGGCTGGGACCTCACCGCGGAAGTGATCGGCGGCATCGACGCCGGCTTCGTCGCCGGAGTCGTGCAGCAGGACCCCAGGACCGAGGGCTACGAGGCGGTCAAGGAGGTCAAGGCGCTGATCGGAGGCGCGCAGGCCAAGAAGACCATTGATGTGCCCGTCACGATCGTGACCAAGGAAAACGTCGACAAATACCGCTCCACGTTCAAGTGA
- a CDS encoding glutamine amidotransferase — protein MTRVLVAGESWMSVSTHYKGFDAFTTTTYHTGFEPLRDVLVADGIEVDHLPAHDVPKLFPGTLDELSAYDVVVLSDIGANSILLHPDTWLHSRKSANRLDLLASWVEQGGGLAMAGGYLSFQGFEAKAAFHGTPVERVLPARISPYDDRVETPQGLPGVVVDPAHPIVDGLPSDWPDLLGYNRFEVPEDARLLATVGADPLLAVRQAGAGRTLAWASDIAPHWCPEEFVTWEGYRTLFTRSVRWLAKEI, from the coding sequence ATGACCCGCGTGCTGGTCGCCGGCGAGTCGTGGATGAGTGTGTCGACCCACTACAAGGGGTTCGACGCGTTCACCACGACGACCTACCACACCGGCTTCGAGCCGCTGCGCGACGTACTGGTCGCGGACGGCATCGAGGTCGACCACCTGCCCGCGCACGACGTGCCCAAGCTGTTCCCCGGGACGCTCGACGAACTGTCGGCCTACGACGTCGTCGTGCTCTCCGACATCGGCGCCAACAGCATCCTGTTGCACCCCGACACCTGGCTGCACAGCAGGAAGTCGGCGAACCGGCTCGACCTGCTGGCGAGTTGGGTGGAGCAGGGCGGCGGCCTGGCGATGGCCGGCGGCTACCTCAGCTTCCAAGGCTTCGAGGCGAAGGCGGCCTTCCACGGCACCCCCGTGGAGCGGGTGCTCCCCGCCCGGATCTCCCCCTACGACGACCGGGTGGAGACCCCGCAGGGTCTTCCCGGCGTCGTCGTCGACCCGGCCCACCCCATCGTGGACGGGCTGCCCTCCGACTGGCCCGACCTGCTCGGCTACAACCGCTTCGAGGTCCCCGAGGACGCCCGGCTGCTCGCCACCGTCGGCGCCGACCCGCTGCTCGCCGTACGGCAGGCGGGGGCGGGCCGTACCCTCGCCTGGGCCTCCGACATCGCCCCGCACTGGTGCCCCGAGGAGTTCGTCACCTGGGAGGGGTACCGCACCCTCTTCACCCGGTCCGTGCGCTGGCTGGCGAAGGAGATCTGA
- a CDS encoding ATP-binding cassette domain-containing protein, with translation MTDYEATGADRVVMRDIRKRYGMVDALRGANLRVGVGEVVGLVGDNAAGKSTLMKVLAGTVVPDSGQIVFDGRQVSFATPRDARELGIEMVYQDLALCDDIDVAGNLFLGREPRRAGGLLLDIKRMHEDARRQLDALNIRIPLTDIPVGGLSGGQRQAVAIARAVTFGPKLLILDEPTAALAVAEVETVLELIKTVSSQGVSVILITHRLQDLFRVCDRLCVMYEGTLRADLDARTTSLERLVSEIVAHDQPEGARS, from the coding sequence ATGACCGACTACGAGGCGACCGGCGCGGACCGTGTGGTCATGCGCGACATCCGCAAACGCTACGGGATGGTCGACGCGCTGCGCGGGGCCAATCTGCGGGTCGGCGTGGGCGAGGTGGTGGGACTGGTCGGCGACAACGCCGCCGGCAAGTCCACCCTGATGAAGGTGCTCGCGGGCACCGTGGTGCCGGACTCCGGGCAGATCGTCTTCGACGGTCGCCAGGTGTCCTTCGCCACCCCCCGCGATGCCCGCGAGCTGGGAATCGAGATGGTTTACCAGGACCTCGCCCTCTGCGACGACATCGACGTGGCGGGCAACCTGTTCCTCGGCCGTGAACCGCGCCGGGCCGGTGGCCTGCTGCTGGACATCAAGCGGATGCACGAGGACGCGCGCCGGCAACTCGACGCGCTCAACATCCGGATCCCCCTCACCGACATCCCGGTGGGCGGGCTCTCCGGCGGCCAGCGGCAGGCGGTCGCCATCGCCCGCGCGGTCACCTTCGGCCCCAAGCTGCTCATCCTCGACGAGCCCACGGCCGCGCTCGCCGTCGCCGAGGTCGAGACCGTGCTGGAACTGATCAAGACCGTCTCCTCCCAGGGGGTCTCGGTGATTCTGATCACCCACCGCCTCCAGGACCTGTTCCGGGTCTGCGACCGGCTCTGCGTGATGTACGAGGGGACGCTCCGCGCCGACCTCGACGCCCGCACCACCAGCCTGGAACGGCTCGTGTCGGAGATCGTCGCCCACGACCAGCCCGAGGGAGCACGGTCATGA
- a CDS encoding phosphotriesterase family protein has protein sequence MLGEVPVAELGITLCHEHLRNDGASAWHPAPEGDAEGELIAGSPVRMEFLGRLRQDPYLSRDNVSLDDTGVAIEEVARFAARGGRTVLDVTPEGIGRAPAELVRIARATGLNIVMGCGFYLERTHPARVRGMSAADVADEIERDLVDGAGGVRAGVIGEIGISPDFTPAEEKVLRGAARAQARTGAPLSVHLPGWVRHGHRVLDVIAEEGGLLPATVLSHMNPSLRERDHQVSLAARGAYLGYDMCGMDYLYPGEGQSPCDEENAAAVAWLVRAGLGSRLLLSQDVFLKTMLVRYGGTGYAHILTHFVPRLHRHGLTPEDTDRLLVANPRELFTTPKTP, from the coding sequence GTGCTCGGCGAGGTGCCCGTCGCCGAGCTCGGCATCACGCTCTGCCACGAGCACCTGCGCAACGACGGCGCCAGTGCCTGGCACCCCGCCCCCGAGGGCGACGCCGAGGGTGAGCTGATCGCCGGTTCGCCGGTGCGGATGGAGTTCCTCGGCCGGCTGCGGCAGGACCCCTACCTCTCCCGCGACAACGTGTCCCTCGACGACACCGGTGTGGCGATCGAGGAGGTGGCCCGGTTTGCGGCCCGTGGGGGCCGCACAGTGCTGGACGTCACCCCGGAGGGCATCGGCCGCGCCCCGGCGGAGCTGGTCCGCATCGCCCGTGCCACCGGCCTGAACATCGTGATGGGCTGCGGCTTCTACCTGGAGCGCACCCACCCGGCCCGGGTTCGCGGTATGAGCGCCGCCGACGTCGCCGACGAGATCGAGCGGGATCTGGTCGACGGCGCCGGGGGAGTACGTGCCGGGGTGATCGGCGAGATCGGGATCTCCCCGGACTTCACCCCGGCCGAGGAGAAGGTGCTCCGCGGCGCCGCCCGGGCCCAGGCCCGCACCGGTGCGCCGCTCTCGGTGCACCTGCCCGGGTGGGTACGGCACGGCCACCGGGTACTCGACGTCATCGCCGAGGAGGGCGGCCTCCTCCCGGCCACCGTGCTGTCACACATGAACCCCAGCCTGCGTGAGCGCGACCACCAGGTGTCCCTCGCCGCCCGGGGGGCCTACCTCGGATACGACATGTGCGGCATGGACTACCTCTACCCCGGCGAGGGCCAGTCGCCGTGCGACGAGGAGAACGCCGCAGCCGTCGCCTGGCTGGTCCGCGCCGGCCTGGGCAGCCGGTTGCTGCTCTCCCAGGACGTGTTCCTCAAGACCATGCTGGTCCGGTACGGCGGAACCGGCTACGCGCACATCCTCACGCACTTCGTGCCGCGTCTGCACCGCCACGGGCTGACCCCCGAGGACACCGACCGGCTGCTCGTCGCCAATCCGCGCGAGCTCTTCACCACCCCGAAGACACCCTGA
- a CDS encoding LacI family DNA-binding transcriptional regulator, translating to MGVTIHDVARAAGVSVASASRALSGRRKVTAEVAERVTRAATELGYRPNAIAKALRDQTTGTIGMIVPGIGNPFFTTIVESVEHQLQETGRDLLLCASLYAPEIEARRLNTLLARRVDGLIISPCDFEASAPAVLNAARQVPLVQVDRYIEGGGADWVGVDDDSALAQAVDHVVAGGARSVVFVSSRLMNSSARLRLAGFQLATARAGIASRPPLLGEFTLAWGFEAGQSLLADGPLPDAVVCGNDEIAVGLLRALRVGGVRVPEEVAVVGFDDVGHAAMCDPPLTTVRQPVEEMAAEVVRLLNQVRVGDPRPAQRIAIAPRLVVRETSRLVTRGVVTTGAAGVLTGDTATAGVSGTVTGDGQEGRGSA from the coding sequence ATGGGCGTGACAATCCACGACGTGGCCAGAGCGGCCGGCGTCTCCGTGGCCTCGGCCTCGCGTGCCCTGTCCGGCCGCCGCAAAGTCACCGCCGAGGTGGCCGAGCGAGTGACACGGGCCGCCACCGAGCTGGGCTACCGGCCGAACGCCATCGCCAAGGCACTGCGCGACCAGACCACCGGAACAATCGGCATGATCGTTCCCGGCATCGGCAACCCGTTCTTCACCACGATCGTCGAATCGGTGGAGCATCAACTCCAGGAGACCGGGCGGGACCTGCTGCTGTGCGCCTCCCTGTACGCACCCGAGATCGAGGCCCGGCGGCTGAACACGCTGCTGGCCCGGCGGGTGGACGGCCTGATCATCAGCCCGTGCGACTTTGAGGCCAGCGCGCCGGCCGTCCTGAACGCCGCCCGGCAGGTGCCCCTGGTGCAGGTGGACCGCTACATCGAGGGCGGCGGAGCCGACTGGGTCGGCGTGGACGACGACTCGGCGCTGGCCCAGGCAGTCGACCACGTGGTCGCCGGAGGAGCACGCTCCGTCGTCTTCGTCAGCAGCCGCCTGATGAACTCCTCCGCGAGGTTGCGGCTGGCCGGCTTCCAGCTCGCCACAGCCCGCGCCGGGATCGCCTCCAGGCCGCCGCTGCTCGGCGAGTTCACCCTCGCCTGGGGCTTCGAGGCCGGGCAGTCACTCCTGGCCGACGGCCCCCTGCCGGACGCGGTGGTCTGCGGGAACGACGAGATCGCGGTCGGCCTGCTGCGGGCGCTGCGGGTCGGCGGCGTACGCGTTCCCGAGGAGGTGGCGGTGGTGGGATTCGACGACGTCGGCCACGCGGCGATGTGCGACCCGCCGCTCACCACCGTGCGTCAGCCGGTGGAGGAGATGGCGGCCGAGGTGGTACGCCTGCTGAACCAGGTACGGGTGGGCGATCCGCGGCCCGCGCAGCGCATCGCGATCGCTCCCCGGCTCGTCGTACGGGAGACCAGCCGCCTCGTGACCAGGGGCGTGGTCACCACCGGAGCCGCAGGAGTCCTGACCGGGGACACGGCCACCGCCGGAGTCTCAGGAACCGTGACCGGGGACGGTCAGGAAGGCAGGGGATCGGCATGA
- a CDS encoding Na+/H+ antiporter subunit D, with the protein MEALIPVPVVLPLLAVGLKLAIGSRLRRLQALISVGTLAVVLIVSLFLLVAADSGGPLVSRAGGWGAQIGIALVADRLSTLMLAVSSAVTLCVMIYSLSQSWADQEHKASLSIFHPAYLIMVAGVSDAFLSGDLFNLFVGFEMLLGGSYVLLTFGGTESRIRAGATYTVIGLASSLLFLVAIAVAYGATGTVSLAQLAERFSMLPQHVRLLVELTLLLVFVVKAAIFPMSAWLPDSYPTAPAPATALFAGLLTKVGIYSIIRLEALLFPGGPVSGLLMWAALLTMLVGVLGAVAQTDIKRMLSFTLVSHIGYMVFGVALYSVQGMAGAVFYVAHHITVQTSLFLVTGMIERRTGTTSLDGLGGLAKLTPVIAVLFFVPAMNLAGIPPMSGFLGKLGLIQAGVADGGPMALTLVAGGLVTSLLTLYAVATTWNKAFWRVPPAGMVTEGGTVLETQEGEDGAEPQGEPGAGARSGTAAEAIVTSVTMPKLMFASTAALVALALSFTVLAGPLFALSERAAAELLAREPYISAVLGGER; encoded by the coding sequence ATGGAGGCGCTCATCCCGGTGCCCGTGGTGCTGCCGCTGCTGGCCGTCGGTCTCAAGCTGGCCATCGGCAGCAGGCTGCGCAGGCTCCAGGCACTCATCAGCGTGGGCACGCTCGCGGTGGTGCTGATCGTGTCGCTGTTCCTGCTGGTCGCGGCCGACAGCGGGGGCCCGCTGGTGTCCCGTGCCGGGGGCTGGGGCGCGCAGATCGGCATCGCGCTCGTCGCCGACCGTCTCTCCACGCTGATGCTGGCGGTCTCCTCCGCGGTGACGCTCTGCGTGATGATCTACTCGCTCTCCCAGTCCTGGGCGGACCAGGAGCACAAGGCCTCACTGTCGATCTTCCACCCGGCCTATCTGATCATGGTCGCCGGAGTGTCGGACGCCTTCCTGTCCGGTGACCTGTTCAACCTCTTCGTCGGGTTCGAGATGCTACTCGGCGGCTCGTACGTGCTGCTGACCTTCGGCGGGACCGAGTCCCGCATCCGGGCGGGCGCCACCTACACGGTGATAGGACTGGCGTCGTCACTGTTGTTCCTCGTCGCGATCGCGGTGGCCTACGGCGCCACGGGCACCGTGTCGCTGGCGCAGCTGGCCGAGCGCTTCTCGATGCTGCCCCAGCACGTCAGGCTGCTGGTCGAGCTGACACTCCTGCTGGTCTTCGTGGTCAAGGCCGCGATCTTCCCGATGTCGGCGTGGCTGCCCGACTCGTATCCGACCGCGCCCGCTCCCGCGACGGCGCTCTTCGCCGGGCTGCTCACCAAGGTCGGCATCTACTCGATCATCCGGCTGGAGGCGTTGCTGTTCCCCGGTGGCCCGGTGAGCGGCCTGCTGATGTGGGCGGCGCTGCTGACCATGCTCGTCGGGGTTCTCGGGGCGGTAGCCCAGACCGATATAAAACGGATGCTCTCCTTCACCCTGGTCAGCCATATCGGCTACATGGTGTTCGGAGTCGCCCTGTACAGCGTCCAGGGCATGGCAGGTGCCGTCTTCTACGTGGCCCACCACATCACCGTGCAGACGAGCCTGTTCCTGGTGACCGGCATGATCGAGCGCCGCACCGGTACCACTTCCCTGGACGGCCTCGGCGGCCTGGCGAAACTGACACCCGTGATCGCGGTGCTCTTCTTCGTGCCCGCGATGAACCTGGCGGGCATCCCGCCGATGTCGGGCTTCCTGGGCAAGCTCGGGCTGATCCAGGCGGGAGTGGCGGACGGCGGCCCGATGGCCCTGACCCTGGTCGCGGGAGGGCTGGTGACCAGCCTGCTCACCCTGTACGCGGTGGCCACGACCTGGAACAAGGCCTTCTGGCGGGTACCGCCCGCGGGAATGGTCACCGAGGGGGGAACCGTGCTGGAGACCCAGGAAGGCGAGGACGGGGCAGAGCCGCAGGGGGAGCCGGGCGCGGGCGCCCGGAGCGGGACCGCGGCCGAGGCGATCGTCACCTCCGTCACCATGCCGAAGCTCATGTTCGCCTCCACGGCCGCCCTGGTGGCGCTGGCGCTGTCCTTCACCGTGCTGGCCGGCCCGCTGTTCGCCCTGTCGGAGCGGGCCGCGGCGGAACTGCTGGCCCGCGAACCGTACATCTCCGCGGTGCTCGGCGGTGAGCGGTGA